In a single window of the uncultured Pseudodesulfovibrio sp. genome:
- the sppA gene encoding signal peptide peptidase SppA produces MMIILAMALITGVMAFFRSMGWMPGTFALSGDKVGIVHVDGMIVDSGKVVSFIRSLEDDDSVKGVLLRVNSPGGAIAPSQEIYAAVKKLNEVKPVIASYGTVAASGGYYSSCPARMIFANPGSITASIGVMAEFVTVADAMEKFGIRPEVLTTGKYKAAGTPLRNLTDAQREQLLDLMHDLHDQFVDHVAEARGMDRARVAAIADGRAVTGRQAVSLGLVDRIGTQADAIDELKKECGIEGRARLVEGPVEKRTFVQELMGSLKIDLSSSLSQGWSFFYK; encoded by the coding sequence ATGATGATAATACTGGCCATGGCCCTCATTACGGGGGTCATGGCCTTTTTCCGTTCCATGGGCTGGATGCCGGGTACGTTTGCCCTGTCCGGCGACAAGGTCGGCATCGTTCACGTTGACGGCATGATCGTCGATTCCGGCAAAGTGGTCTCGTTCATCCGCTCCCTGGAGGACGACGACTCGGTCAAGGGCGTGCTGCTGCGGGTCAACTCCCCGGGCGGGGCCATCGCTCCCTCCCAGGAGATCTACGCCGCGGTGAAAAAGCTCAACGAGGTCAAGCCGGTCATCGCCTCCTATGGCACGGTGGCCGCATCCGGCGGCTACTATTCATCCTGCCCGGCCCGGATGATCTTCGCCAATCCGGGGTCCATCACCGCCTCCATCGGGGTCATGGCAGAGTTCGTCACCGTGGCCGACGCCATGGAGAAATTCGGTATCCGGCCGGAGGTGCTGACCACCGGCAAGTACAAGGCCGCGGGAACCCCTCTGCGCAATCTGACCGACGCCCAGCGCGAGCAGTTGCTTGATCTCATGCACGACCTTCACGACCAGTTTGTGGACCACGTGGCCGAGGCGCGCGGCATGGACCGCGCCCGTGTTGCGGCCATCGCCGACGGACGGGCCGTGACCGGACGTCAGGCCGTGTCGCTCGGGCTGGTGGATCGTATCGGCACCCAGGCCGACGCCATTGACGAGCTCAAGAAGGAGTGCGGCATAGAAGGGCGCGCCCGGCTGGTCGAAGGGCCGGTCGAGAAGCGTACCTTTGTTCAGGAGCTGATGGGCTCCCTCAAGATTGATCTCTCCTCCAGCCTGTCTCAGGGCTGGTCTTTCTTCTACAAATAG
- a CDS encoding pyrimidine dimer DNA glycosylase/endonuclease V translates to MRLWTVHPRFLDVKGLTAVWREGLLARKVLRGLTKGYTNHPQLIRFRNHPEPLQAIDAFLAAVLNEARNRGYNYDATKIDEHAQAEPIEETSGQLEYEWQHLLNKLQTRDPERYEKTRTAQPLPHPLFTMIQGNVRDWEKR, encoded by the coding sequence ATGCGCCTGTGGACCGTTCATCCCCGCTTCCTGGACGTCAAGGGGCTGACCGCCGTGTGGCGCGAAGGCTTGCTGGCCCGCAAGGTCCTGCGCGGCCTGACCAAAGGCTACACCAACCATCCGCAGCTCATCCGCTTCCGCAACCATCCGGAGCCCCTCCAGGCCATCGACGCCTTCCTTGCGGCCGTCCTGAACGAGGCCCGCAACCGAGGCTACAACTACGACGCCACCAAGATCGACGAACATGCGCAGGCCGAACCGATCGAGGAGACCTCGGGCCAACTCGAATACGAATGGCAGCACCTGCTGAACAAACTCCAGACCCGTGACCCTGAGCGCTACGAAAAGACCCGGACGGCACAGCCCCTCCCCCACCCCCTGTTCACCATGATCCAGGGCAACGTTCGGGACTGGGAAAAACGGTAG
- a CDS encoding spermidine synthase translates to MAGSKLSSDYWITEYMTEDDVHLHGVEQILEFKRTEYQEMSIVRSKTFGTGLVLDGKWQVSERDEFLYHEPLVHTALYQHGAPSRVLVLGGADGGAVREVLKWKSVTKAVQVEIDQVVYDACQEHLGNIHQGCFQNPRAEIRFGDAFEVLEKEGGSWDVIVCDLSDPLEDSPAMNLFTKEFFTTCREALAPGGVFVIQAGPVTPPFDDGHARIVRTLGSVFENVTHFFSCTPTYVVPLGFALGSLKPLDTDPEPAKVDAFLAENVDGELRFFDGIALRGLMSPPKYLRDKVAKGETLSTLDDPARYTGTGVKS, encoded by the coding sequence GTGGCAGGTTCGAAGCTGAGTAGCGATTACTGGATCACCGAATACATGACCGAGGACGACGTCCACCTCCACGGGGTGGAGCAGATCCTCGAATTCAAACGGACCGAGTACCAGGAGATGTCCATCGTCCGTTCCAAGACCTTCGGCACCGGCCTGGTCCTGGACGGCAAGTGGCAGGTCTCCGAGCGCGACGAGTTCCTCTATCATGAGCCGCTCGTCCACACCGCCCTGTACCAGCACGGCGCGCCGTCGCGCGTCCTGGTCCTGGGCGGCGCGGACGGCGGGGCCGTGCGCGAGGTCCTCAAGTGGAAGTCCGTGACCAAGGCGGTACAGGTGGAGATCGACCAAGTCGTGTACGACGCCTGCCAGGAGCATCTGGGCAACATCCATCAGGGGTGTTTCCAGAATCCCCGCGCCGAGATCCGTTTCGGCGACGCCTTTGAAGTGCTCGAAAAGGAGGGCGGCTCCTGGGACGTGATCGTCTGCGACCTGTCCGACCCGCTTGAGGACAGCCCGGCCATGAATCTCTTCACCAAAGAGTTCTTCACCACCTGCCGCGAGGCCCTGGCCCCGGGCGGCGTGTTCGTCATTCAGGCCGGTCCTGTGACCCCGCCGTTCGACGACGGTCACGCCCGCATCGTGCGTACCCTGGGTTCCGTGTTCGAGAACGTCACTCACTTCTTCTCCTGCACGCCCACCTACGTGGTCCCGCTCGGTTTTGCCCTGGGCTCGCTCAAGCCGCTGGACACCGATCCGGAACCCGCAAAGGTGGATGCCTTCCTGGCCGAGAACGTGGACGGCGAACTCCGGTTCTTTGACGGCATCGCCCTGCGTGGCCTCATGAGCCCGCCCAAATACCTGCGCGACAAGGTGGCCAAGGGCGAGACCCTGTCCACCCTCGACGACCCGGCCCGCTATACCGGCACCGGCGTCAAGTCCTAG
- the speD gene encoding adenosylmethionine decarboxylase, giving the protein MNTVGVHCILELKGCPSHLLDDEQLILETMMAASQRAMSTLLDITSHKFEPQGVTALALLAESHISIHTWPESGYAAVDIFTCGETARPRIACEYFVSEFQAADHTLTVLPRGNGCGCHHPLTPNEEATLWQVRS; this is encoded by the coding sequence ATGAACACTGTCGGTGTGCATTGTATTCTTGAACTCAAAGGTTGTCCTTCCCATCTGCTCGACGATGAGCAGCTCATTCTCGAAACCATGATGGCCGCTTCCCAGCGGGCCATGTCCACGCTGCTCGATATCACGAGCCATAAATTCGAGCCCCAGGGCGTCACCGCGCTGGCTCTGCTCGCTGAATCCCATATTTCCATCCACACCTGGCCCGAATCGGGCTATGCCGCCGTGGATATCTTCACCTGCGGCGAGACCGCCCGGCCTCGTATCGCCTGCGAATACTTCGTGAGCGAGTTCCAGGCCGCAGACCATACCCTGACCGTATTGCCGCGCGGTAACGGTTGCGGGTGCCACCATCCCCTTACCCCGAATGAGGAGGCGACGCTGTGGCAGGTTCGAAGCTGA
- a CDS encoding secondary thiamine-phosphate synthase enzyme YjbQ: protein MKSYRKELFYEVPSRRAFLNITEDVEACLRESGIREGLCLVNAMHITASVFINDDESGLHHDYEVWLEKLAPHAPVSQYRHNGYEDNADAHMKRQVMGREVVVAVTEGQLDFGTWERIFYGEFDGRRKKRVLVKIIGE, encoded by the coding sequence ATGAAATCCTATCGCAAAGAGCTTTTCTACGAAGTCCCGAGCCGCCGGGCGTTTCTGAACATCACCGAAGACGTCGAGGCCTGCCTGCGCGAATCCGGCATCCGCGAGGGGTTGTGTCTGGTGAACGCCATGCACATCACCGCTTCGGTGTTCATCAACGACGACGAGTCCGGGCTGCATCACGACTACGAAGTCTGGCTGGAGAAACTCGCCCCGCATGCGCCGGTGAGCCAATACCGGCACAACGGATACGAGGACAACGCGGACGCGCACATGAAGCGCCAGGTAATGGGCCGCGAGGTGGTCGTAGCCGTCACCGAAGGGCAACTCGACTTCGGCACCTGGGAGCGCATCTTCTACGGGGAGTTCGACGGCCGACGCAAAAAACGGGTCCTGGTCAAGATCATCGGAGAATGA
- a CDS encoding site-specific integrase has translation MATIRKRGPYQWEVRIRKKGYPTHCKTFSRKTDADQWARDIESEMTRSVFVSRKEAESTTLQDALERFEEEFLESYAQPKQIKSRIKIIKERPIALMPLASIRGKDVADFIKSREEEGRASQTILHEVNLISRVFEISRKDWGMESLHNPTQRVNKPKQNKGRSRRLEKGEEKKLLDKAPDELKPIILLALETAMRRGEIAMMRWEHVDLKKRYVHLPKTKNGEARSVPLSPAALDILRSIPRQIKGDVFLLHPDTISKRFRVAADEADLKDLRFHDLRHEATSRLFENTDLDFMEVKAITGHKSFQMLSRYSHLRAHKLASRLAGKARLRNQQLY, from the coding sequence ATGGCAACCATCCGCAAGCGCGGCCCCTACCAATGGGAAGTCAGAATCCGCAAAAAGGGCTACCCCACGCACTGCAAAACGTTCTCCCGAAAGACTGACGCCGACCAATGGGCGCGAGACATCGAATCCGAAATGACACGTAGCGTCTTCGTGTCCCGCAAAGAAGCAGAATCAACCACCCTACAAGACGCCCTGGAACGCTTCGAAGAAGAATTCCTCGAAAGCTATGCCCAGCCGAAACAAATTAAAAGCCGAATCAAGATCATCAAAGAACGGCCAATCGCCCTAATGCCCCTAGCTTCCATACGAGGCAAAGACGTAGCGGACTTCATAAAGAGCCGAGAGGAAGAAGGCCGCGCCTCTCAGACGATTCTCCACGAAGTGAACCTGATCTCACGAGTATTTGAGATTTCACGAAAAGATTGGGGCATGGAATCCCTGCACAACCCCACCCAGCGCGTAAACAAGCCAAAGCAGAACAAAGGCCGCTCCAGGCGCCTGGAAAAAGGAGAAGAAAAGAAACTGCTGGATAAAGCCCCGGACGAGTTGAAACCGATCATCCTGCTTGCCCTGGAAACTGCTATGCGCCGGGGCGAAATAGCCATGATGCGCTGGGAGCACGTGGACCTGAAAAAACGCTATGTCCATCTCCCGAAGACGAAGAACGGAGAGGCTCGGTCAGTCCCCCTCTCTCCGGCGGCGTTGGATATTCTGAGGAGCATCCCAAGGCAGATTAAAGGAGATGTTTTTTTGCTCCACCCTGACACTATTTCAAAGAGGTTTAGGGTAGCTGCTGATGAAGCTGACTTAAAGGATTTGCGCTTTCACGATCTGCGCCATGAGGCGACGTCTAGGTTGTTCGAAAATACGGACCTAGATTTTATGGAGGTCAAAGCAATTACTGGCCATAAAAGCTTCCAAATGTTATCAAGGTACAGTCACTTAAGAGCGCACAAGCTTGCGTCCAGGTTAGCGGGGAAGGCACGACTTAGGAATCAACAGCTGTATTAA
- a CDS encoding SIR2 family protein, with the protein MISKDLVNILNSGDAVTIVGSGISANAGLPTWSELFTNVADLLGPDKDTSYARQQAKKYKLPQAFETLSKLSSREYIYGQVSNIINKSQTPCDYHNQLADWPCKMYVTTNYDSLLESASKLPLTKVGNRGNELRKISGGTRDIVWHIHGCSSLHTDYSQLVVTQSDYDDYYPSSNAIEKLKAITSMHRCIYVGFGFNDADLIHVLQAVGRHSNSGVPSYAFLGYEKPFSAEAYDHQNDLKARYNVEVLPYAKNGSDHSKLQDILNAYKPFVVRRSISLGKRTRATPTYDPTVSSLKIHNCLDIGELTKNNHDLRTILIGAKILSFVREHPGCTAEDVCKSFDPKQDEDAIISACIEMLQTKGDICEGKNLNITPAYEEKTTDINAFIELERDKFKTSLSSRLMGSGLNAETELAVVNSVASFFDALCRERGLGVAQNLATTIEDQAAYRCVALMQELPEYLAKSLDHDGIIKAISISSEILTNPHESESIYLGLLCQAYFGQHLVGSSSTINKVDIGLLSNSCFILDASVIINLLAEGCKEHKFTKALVNDLIGHESVIATMDLFINEIVEHVEWAYNLVDRHGENSPTVIDACRCTGSFRPNEFLIGYHNCQHSYSSFKSYLEKNIGAFQNSYGNHEVVINRLKDFNISSPRFDGWLGFTDDLFADRVEIQKEIGFRRENQATFKHDRQTKAEAEVSIIVDKIRRGDLKPTSGKATDAFFVSSTRIVNNLPGLTRKICLLPVGLSQWLWSTKAHSREHAAYVFDQLVYELAISGIKFVNEELLNRRFSGVIEAAEVDLKIVLDERREYLVEKYGPNPNSAFLQANRLDLPRFAEEVKREVLNKMELEVKKSRERELEARTAARISEKDRRDHERLKRTEKKRKEKKLKKSRALQSAKKKRKRNR; encoded by the coding sequence ATGATATCCAAAGACTTAGTGAACATTCTCAATTCAGGAGACGCAGTTACTATAGTAGGTAGTGGCATTTCAGCTAATGCAGGACTTCCTACTTGGAGTGAACTTTTTACGAATGTCGCAGATTTACTCGGCCCTGATAAAGACACTAGCTACGCACGTCAGCAAGCTAAAAAATATAAATTGCCTCAGGCCTTTGAAACACTTTCAAAGTTATCATCCCGGGAATATATTTACGGGCAAGTATCAAATATTATAAATAAAAGTCAAACACCCTGTGACTATCACAACCAGTTAGCCGACTGGCCTTGTAAAATGTATGTAACAACCAACTATGATAGTCTTTTAGAAAGCGCATCAAAGCTGCCACTGACGAAAGTTGGAAATCGCGGGAATGAACTACGAAAAATATCAGGTGGCACTAGAGATATAGTATGGCATATACATGGGTGCAGTTCACTTCACACGGACTATAGTCAACTTGTAGTTACACAGTCAGATTATGACGATTACTATCCATCCTCAAATGCGATAGAGAAACTTAAAGCCATTACATCTATGCACCGTTGCATTTATGTCGGCTTTGGCTTCAATGACGCTGATTTAATACATGTATTACAAGCCGTAGGAAGACACTCAAATAGCGGCGTTCCAAGCTATGCTTTTCTTGGCTACGAAAAACCATTTTCAGCTGAGGCGTATGATCATCAAAATGATCTCAAAGCTCGATACAATGTCGAAGTCTTACCTTATGCAAAAAACGGAAGTGACCATAGCAAGCTCCAAGATATTTTGAATGCCTACAAGCCATTTGTGGTCCGCAGATCAATTTCTCTGGGTAAAAGGACGCGAGCGACCCCAACATACGACCCCACTGTTTCCAGCCTTAAAATTCACAACTGTCTCGACATTGGGGAGCTCACAAAAAACAACCATGATCTTAGGACAATTCTAATTGGTGCAAAAATTCTTTCTTTTGTTAGAGAGCATCCCGGCTGCACAGCAGAAGATGTATGTAAATCTTTTGATCCCAAGCAAGACGAAGATGCAATTATCTCCGCTTGCATTGAAATGCTTCAGACAAAAGGAGATATCTGTGAGGGCAAGAACCTCAACATCACCCCTGCATACGAAGAAAAAACAACAGATATCAATGCTTTTATAGAACTCGAAAGAGATAAATTCAAGACATCGTTAAGCTCTCGCTTGATGGGTAGCGGTCTAAACGCTGAAACGGAACTAGCTGTCGTGAACAGCGTGGCTTCCTTTTTCGATGCATTATGCAGAGAAAGAGGGCTAGGAGTCGCTCAAAACTTAGCCACAACGATCGAGGATCAGGCAGCATATAGATGTGTAGCCTTAATGCAGGAACTTCCTGAATATTTGGCTAAGAGCTTAGATCATGACGGTATCATTAAAGCAATTTCAATTTCATCTGAAATTTTAACAAATCCACACGAATCAGAATCAATATACCTTGGACTCCTTTGCCAAGCATATTTTGGGCAACACCTCGTTGGTTCATCTAGTACGATCAACAAGGTTGACATCGGTTTATTATCAAATTCTTGCTTTATACTTGATGCATCTGTTATTATTAACCTTCTTGCAGAGGGCTGCAAAGAACACAAATTCACAAAGGCACTCGTTAACGATCTGATCGGCCACGAATCAGTCATTGCAACGATGGATTTATTCATTAATGAAATCGTAGAACACGTTGAATGGGCATACAACCTTGTAGATAGACATGGCGAGAACTCACCTACAGTTATAGACGCCTGCAGGTGCACAGGAAGCTTTAGGCCGAATGAATTTTTAATCGGATACCACAACTGTCAGCATTCTTACTCATCGTTTAAATCTTATCTTGAAAAGAACATAGGCGCATTTCAAAACAGTTACGGTAATCACGAAGTTGTTATTAATAGGCTCAAAGATTTTAACATTTCTTCGCCGCGGTTTGACGGTTGGTTGGGTTTTACGGATGACCTTTTCGCCGATCGAGTAGAAATCCAAAAAGAAATTGGCTTTCGCCGAGAAAATCAAGCTACATTTAAGCACGACCGCCAAACTAAAGCGGAAGCAGAAGTATCTATCATCGTCGACAAAATTCGCAGAGGCGACTTAAAACCTACTAGCGGAAAAGCAACCGACGCTTTTTTTGTTAGCAGCACACGTATTGTCAACAATTTGCCTGGATTAACTCGAAAAATATGTTTGCTTCCTGTAGGGCTCTCCCAATGGCTATGGAGCACAAAGGCTCACTCTAGGGAACACGCAGCATATGTTTTTGATCAACTTGTTTATGAGCTTGCCATTAGTGGCATCAAGTTCGTTAATGAAGAACTTTTGAACAGAAGATTTAGCGGTGTAATTGAGGCGGCTGAAGTAGATTTAAAAATAGTTTTAGACGAAAGACGAGAATATCTAGTTGAAAAATACGGACCGAACCCAAATTCTGCCTTCTTACAAGCTAACAGATTAGACCTCCCTCGGTTCGCCGAAGAAGTCAAACGCGAAGTATTAAACAAAATGGAACTTGAGGTCAAAAAATCTCGCGAAAGAGAGCTTGAGGCCAGAACAGCTGCCCGTATTAGCGAAAAGGATCGCCGAGACCACGAGAGGCTTAAACGAACAGAGAAAAAAAGAAAAGAGAAAAAGCTCAAGAAAAGTAGAGCGTTACAGAGCGCCAAGAAAAAACGCAAACGCAATAGATAG
- a CDS encoding helix-turn-helix transcriptional regulator, with protein MPTKSLEKYSEAEQKIMSEFGQRVRQLREEAGLSQEKLAELTDVHRTYISGIERGRQNISLLTMHKLAEALSVSMQRLM; from the coding sequence ATGCCCACTAAGAGCTTGGAAAAATACTCAGAAGCGGAACAGAAGATAATGTCGGAATTTGGTCAGAGAGTCCGCCAGTTACGAGAAGAGGCGGGACTGTCTCAGGAGAAGTTGGCGGAGTTAACGGACGTGCACAGGACCTATATTTCTGGCATAGAGCGGGGGCGGCAGAATATATCCCTTCTGACCATGCATAAGTTGGCAGAAGCGTTGTCGGTTAGTATGCAGCGGCTAATGTAG
- a CDS encoding site-specific integrase, with product MDLKYQVAKLLGKNRRAGVLTQQKNAGQIRRFCDLVQMKYGLQNIRNLKTKHILGAVEELKAQELGSSTLASYMSAARRIAEAIGKQNIVPRTNKELGISRAGDRLKPVTADMEAIHNLTAQLFEKAEWLGLAAEMRIEFGLRAKESLLSVDVCEEGLIVRGSKGGRHRTIPIRNETQRELIERVNAHIQREGKRTLIPSELTLKQALKKQANTLHRFGATKENNAHAHASRHAYAQRLAESGSSRSNISEELGHGREEVVSHYLPR from the coding sequence ATGGATTTAAAATATCAAGTTGCAAAGCTACTTGGGAAGAATCGCCGCGCGGGCGTCCTGACTCAGCAAAAGAATGCGGGTCAGATACGGCGTTTCTGTGACCTTGTTCAAATGAAATATGGGCTTCAGAATATCCGGAACCTTAAAACCAAGCATATCCTTGGGGCGGTTGAGGAGTTGAAGGCTCAAGAGCTTGGCTCCTCAACGTTGGCGTCATACATGAGTGCTGCCAGGCGGATTGCTGAAGCGATCGGCAAACAAAACATCGTCCCTCGGACCAACAAAGAGCTTGGTATCAGTCGCGCCGGGGACAGGCTCAAGCCAGTAACGGCAGATATGGAGGCAATCCATAACTTAACTGCCCAATTATTCGAAAAGGCCGAATGGTTGGGGCTGGCAGCCGAAATGAGGATTGAATTCGGACTTCGGGCAAAGGAATCCTTACTATCCGTCGATGTTTGCGAAGAAGGCCTAATAGTCCGGGGCAGCAAGGGAGGAAGGCATAGAACGATCCCAATACGAAATGAAACCCAACGCGAGCTCATCGAACGTGTAAACGCACACATACAACGCGAAGGAAAGCGAACTCTTATTCCATCTGAGTTGACGTTGAAGCAGGCTCTGAAAAAACAAGCAAATACCCTGCATCGCTTTGGAGCCACCAAGGAAAACAATGCCCATGCTCACGCGTCACGCCACGCTTACGCTCAGCGGCTTGCTGAATCTGGCTCAAGCAGGTCGAACATTTCCGAAGAGTTAGGGCATGGACGGGAAGAAGTTGTGTCGCACTACTTGCCAAGATAG
- a CDS encoding NYN domain-containing protein, with the protein MIGFGIDLLNNVTLLHKERGHRKGVGDRVRARNNYCKIGWQTKIIERRKEILMNIPIKAAVLIDSDNVKANFAEKVISESGEHGELVIRKAYGNWHSSKLNSWIPNLKDLGIQAVQQFDFVQGKNATDMAMTVDAMDILYSGGVDVFCLVSSDYDFAPLATRIRAAGKKVIGWGKSDSSEAYINLCSKFIFLEKKSTEKTSGKVHSADVQLNDEALILLLLSAFEEYEHEWMEWQVFVKKVHRKPFFPSNYGCKTWLKLIAQIDLFEVARRDDIQMIRLNPRSLN; encoded by the coding sequence ATGATTGGATTCGGGATAGATTTGCTGAACAATGTGACGCTGCTTCACAAGGAGAGGGGGCACAGAAAAGGCGTGGGCGACCGTGTAAGAGCACGAAATAATTATTGTAAAATTGGTTGGCAAACAAAAATTATAGAAAGGAGAAAAGAGATACTTATGAACATTCCCATTAAGGCCGCAGTATTGATTGATAGCGATAATGTTAAGGCGAATTTCGCAGAGAAAGTGATTTCTGAATCGGGTGAGCATGGAGAGCTTGTAATCCGTAAAGCGTATGGCAATTGGCATAGTAGCAAACTCAATTCGTGGATTCCAAATTTGAAGGATTTGGGAATTCAGGCTGTTCAGCAGTTTGATTTTGTACAAGGAAAGAATGCTACAGACATGGCGATGACTGTAGATGCGATGGATATATTGTACAGTGGGGGCGTAGACGTGTTCTGTCTAGTCTCTTCCGATTATGATTTTGCACCTCTTGCAACTCGTATCCGTGCGGCAGGGAAAAAAGTAATCGGCTGGGGGAAAAGTGATTCATCTGAGGCATATATAAACTTGTGTTCCAAGTTTATATTCTTGGAGAAGAAATCAACTGAAAAGACTAGCGGCAAAGTCCATAGTGCAGATGTCCAGTTGAATGATGAGGCTCTCATTCTGTTGCTCTTGAGTGCATTCGAAGAGTATGAGCATGAGTGGATGGAGTGGCAAGTATTTGTGAAAAAGGTCCACAGAAAGCCGTTTTTCCCAAGCAATTATGGGTGTAAAACCTGGCTAAAGCTTATCGCTCAGATAGATCTGTTTGAAGTGGCGCGGCGTGATGATATTCAAATGATTCGCCTCAATCCAAGGTCTTTGAACTGA
- a CDS encoding LysR family transcriptional regulator, which produces MSILKTTLEQWQLLQAVVELGSYQKAAEKYLRSQSSVSYQLTTLQERLDVQLLRIVGRKAELTDEGKDLLAQARVLLDGMQALEARAEAFRQGERAHIDLVVDSILPKPALFKLLEAFHLRHPQTRIHLIEVLRSESVSQLSKHTGDMYLIHLPESARHAGRLLMQIPFVAVACKGHELLDLPRPLHDRDLARFPLIRMVDRETQRRAGDETSEHWSFTSVDAAVEAVRHGVGYGWLPEPHIRSLLASGELCPLPLQTGRRRSTPIYMVMDAPLEQDPAMATLVRLLNGLSAE; this is translated from the coding sequence ATGTCGATATTGAAAACAACCCTGGAACAATGGCAGTTGCTGCAGGCGGTGGTGGAGCTGGGCAGTTACCAGAAGGCGGCCGAGAAATATCTGCGGAGCCAGTCTTCGGTCAGCTATCAGTTGACCACGTTACAGGAGCGGCTGGATGTTCAGCTGCTGCGGATCGTCGGCAGAAAGGCCGAGCTGACTGATGAAGGGAAGGACCTGCTTGCGCAGGCCAGGGTGCTGCTGGACGGTATGCAGGCGCTCGAAGCCCGGGCCGAAGCCTTTCGCCAGGGCGAGCGGGCGCATATCGACCTGGTGGTGGACAGCATCCTGCCCAAACCCGCGTTGTTCAAACTGCTGGAAGCCTTCCATCTACGCCATCCCCAGACCCGGATCCATCTGATCGAGGTGCTGCGCAGCGAAAGCGTGAGTCAGTTGTCCAAGCACACGGGGGATATGTATCTCATCCATTTGCCTGAATCGGCGCGGCACGCGGGCAGGCTGCTCATGCAAATCCCCTTTGTGGCGGTGGCGTGCAAGGGGCACGAACTGCTGGACCTCCCTCGGCCTTTGCACGACCGGGACCTTGCCCGCTTCCCTCTCATACGGATGGTTGACCGGGAAACCCAGAGGCGCGCCGGGGATGAAACCTCGGAGCATTGGTCCTTCACGTCGGTGGATGCCGCCGTGGAGGCCGTCCGGCACGGAGTGGGCTACGGCTGGCTCCCGGAACCCCACATCCGCTCCCTGCTCGCGTCCGGTGAACTCTGCCCCCTCCCGCTGCAAACCGGCCGCCGCAGATCCACCCCCATCTACATGGTGATGGACGCCCCTCTGGAACAGGATCCGGCCATGGCCACCCTGGTCCGGCTGCTGAACGGTTTGTCTGCGGAGTAG
- a CDS encoding phenolic acid decarboxylase, with protein sequence MNFDKHDLSGFVGKHLVYTYDNGWNYEVYVKNPTTIDYRIHSGIVGNRWVKDQQVYMVQVANQVYKISWTEPTGTDVSLIANLADKLFHGTIFFPRWIINEPKKTVCFQNEHIREMEAFREAGPAYPTEVIDEFATITFVEDCGQDNEEVINCPASELPENFPDNLKQA encoded by the coding sequence ATGAACTTTGATAAGCATGATTTAAGCGGTTTTGTGGGCAAGCATCTGGTCTACACCTACGACAACGGCTGGAACTACGAAGTCTACGTCAAGAACCCGACGACCATCGACTACCGCATCCACAGCGGCATCGTGGGCAACCGCTGGGTCAAGGACCAGCAGGTATACATGGTCCAGGTCGCAAACCAGGTGTACAAGATTTCCTGGACCGAACCGACCGGAACCGACGTCAGCCTGATCGCCAACCTCGCGGACAAGCTGTTCCACGGCACGATTTTCTTCCCGCGCTGGATCATCAACGAACCCAAGAAGACGGTCTGCTTCCAGAACGAACACATCCGTGAAATGGAAGCCTTCCGCGAGGCCGGCCCGGCCTACCCCACCGAAGTCATCGACGAGTTTGCGACCATCACCTTTGTCGAGGACTGCGGACAGGACAACGAAGAGGTCATCAACTGCCCGGCGAGCGAACTGCCCGAGAATTTCCCGGACAATCTGAAGCAGGCCTAG